In the genome of Anabas testudineus chromosome 4, fAnaTes1.2, whole genome shotgun sequence, one region contains:
- the nphs2 gene encoding LOW QUALITY PROTEIN: podocin (The sequence of the model RefSeq protein was modified relative to this genomic sequence to represent the inferred CDS: deleted 1 base in 1 codon), protein MLLTAELPQRMEKSSNVHPDHRPQSRTMPRKERERGATVPPRSHRQKASKAGRLTEASPVRKERPQKEKPETNEVKSDHETEGKLRTTVVDIDSVRDDEVKEENLGLLEAAEQEDGLKSRNLGVFEWMLMVFILALVLLFLPVSIWFCVKIVREHERAVIFRMGHLLRGRPRGPGLLFYLPLLDVCHKVDIRLKILKVPLHTVVTKDLVRPELSAVCYYQIENVALCSTSLSSLNTVLQTLVQASVRDVLAQHTFSHILLHRRKIGQQIQSAVDAAACRWGIRVERADIDELSFSVELQQSLAAEADIKRKQQARVKEAEEERDAWGSLRASFRHLHPALVLPFPPDLLSLTSDHSSLPPPPPPPVEGEGGMTEEEPQTDSPMM, encoded by the exons ATGCTCCTTACTGCAGAGCTTCCACAAAGAATGGAAAAGTCCTCTAATGTCCATCCCGATCACCGGCCACAATCCAGAACGATGCcaaggaaggagagggagaggggagcCACGGTGCCTCCAAGAAGTCACAGACAAAAGGCATCCAAGGCAGGTCGGCTCACCGAGGCATCGCCAGTGAGGAAAGAGAGGCCACAGAAGGAGAAGCCGGAGACAAATGAGGTGAAGTCTGATCATGAGACAGAAGGGAAGCTGAGAACCACTGTGGTGGATATAGACAGTGTGAGAGATGATGAGGTCAAGGAGGAAAACCTGGGGCTCCtggaagcagcagagcaggaagacG gtttgaagagcAGGAACCTAGGAGTGTTCGAGTGGATGCTGATGGTCTTCATCTTGGCTCTggttctcctctttcttcctgtctCCATCTGGTTCTGTGTTAAA ATAGTGAGGGAGCATGAACGAGCTGTGATCTTCAGAATGGGTCACCTACTTCGTGGAAGACCAAGAGGACCAG GACTCTTATTCTACCTCCCACTTCTTGATGTGTGTCACAAAGTCGACATCCGACTGAAAATT CTGAAGGTTCCTCTTCACACG GTTGTGACTAAGGATTTGGTGAGGCCGGAGCTCAGCGCAGTGTGTTATTACCAGATAGAGAATGTAGCTCTGTGCAGCACATCTTTGTCCAGTCTCAACACAGTGTTGCAGACTCTGGTCCAGGCATCTGTCAGAGACGTCCTTGCCCAACACACGTTCAGCCACATCCTGCTGCACAGGAGGAAGATTGGACAGCAGATACAATCAGCTGTTGACGCCGCTGCTTGCCGCTGGGGCATCCGGGTGGAAAGAGCAGACAT AGATGAGCTCAGTTTTTCTGTGGAGTTACAGCAGAGTCTGGCTGCTGAGGCTGACATCAAGAGGAAACAGCAGGCCAGA gtaaaagaagcagaagaggagagagatgctTGGGGGAGCCTCAGGGCCTCCTTCCGTCACCTCCATCCTGCCCTGGTCCTTCCATTCCCACCAGATCTCCtcagtctgacctctgaccacTCATCTCTGCCACCACCGCCTCCCCCTCCTGtggaaggagagggaggaatgACAGAGGAGGAGCCACAGACTGACTCTCCAATGATGTGA